In Flavobacteriales bacterium, the DNA window GTTCGGGGATACTCGTGCCCACGGACACCATAGATACGGAGATCACTCGTTCGCTAACATTCCATGCACGGGCAATGTCCACGGCACCTTGAATGAGCCAATCGGAGCCGTAAAAAAGAGCCACAGCCCCGACCACGAGGTATAGTGCCATGCGTCCGGGTGGGTCGGGAATATCTTCTTTATCCTCTTCGGGCAAATCGTGAATGCGGCGGGATTCATCGCGCCGAGAGGCGCTGATCAAAAAAATATTGAATGCGACGAGTAGAACGAAGAAAACGAGGCCTTCGACGAATCCGAGATAACCATCGAAATACACGAAGAGCATGAATAAGATGGAGGATAGGAACATCGCGGGCCAATCGAACCGCCGGCTATTCACCGAAGCGGAGAGCCCAAAAATGGCCGCGGTGAGTCCGAGTACCAGGCCGATGTTCGCGATGTTGGAACCGATGACGTTTCCGAAGGTGATGTCGGTATGCCCTTTGAATGCTGCGTTGAGGCTAACGAGTAGTTCGGGGCAAGAGGTCGCAAACGAAACTACGGTCATTCCGATGACCAAGGTGCTTACTTTGAGACGTACGGCGAGAGTCACCGATCCGCGTACCAACAAGTCCCCACCGAGCGTCAGTAATGCTAATCCGGCCAGGAGAAATACCCACGCCATAGATCAATCTTTGGTCATGTTGGACTCAGATGAATCCTTCTGATCTTTAGAAGACCCTTGTTGCTCCGAAGCCGAATCTTTCCCTTTTTCCCGGGTAACAGTGGGATCGGAACGTTCGGTGTGGTGATCGGCCTGCTCCTTTTCGGGTTTATCGGGTTGA includes these proteins:
- a CDS encoding calcium/sodium antiporter, with protein sequence MAWVFLLAGLALLTLGGDLLVRGSVTLAVRLKVSTLVIGMTVVSFATSCPELLVSLNAAFKGHTDITFGNVIGSNIANIGLVLGLTAAIFGLSASVNSRRFDWPAMFLSSILFMLFVYFDGYLGFVEGLVFFVLLVAFNIFLISASRRDESRRIHDLPEEDKEDIPDPPGRMALYLVVGAVALFYGSDWLIQGAVDIARAWNVSERVISVSMVSVGTSIPELAASLIATFKKEQSLSIGNLIGSNIFNILAVLGITAMIHPIHITDHRLLEVDIWWMLGIAFLLAPFLYVGKKRTIGNWQGFILLATYGIYVYLLFTP